The following proteins are co-located in the Pseudarthrobacter siccitolerans genome:
- a CDS encoding FABP family protein encodes MPIEIPTDLTPELVPLSWLIGEWEGRGRLGSGDEDSEHFLQHVSFTHNGLPYLQYRAESWLTDDDGTRLRPLTVETGFWALERKQLDADGGPGLIPADIVPVLKSADEVEALRNSEGGFDISVSISHPGGISELYYGQIKGPQIQLTTDMVMRGSHSKDYSAATRIFGLVDGNLLWRWDVAVGGKEGKGLEAHASAFLKKVS; translated from the coding sequence GTGCCGATTGAGATTCCCACAGACCTGACTCCAGAACTTGTCCCGCTTTCCTGGCTCATTGGTGAGTGGGAGGGCCGCGGCCGGCTGGGCAGCGGGGACGAGGACTCCGAGCACTTCCTGCAGCACGTGTCCTTCACACACAACGGGCTGCCGTACCTGCAGTACCGTGCGGAGAGCTGGTTGACCGACGACGATGGCACGCGCCTGCGGCCGCTGACGGTCGAGACCGGCTTCTGGGCACTGGAGCGCAAACAGCTGGATGCCGACGGCGGCCCCGGCCTGATTCCGGCGGACATAGTTCCCGTGCTGAAGAGCGCGGACGAAGTGGAAGCCCTGCGCAACAGCGAGGGCGGCTTTGATATCTCCGTGTCCATCTCCCACCCGGGGGGCATTTCGGAGCTGTACTACGGGCAAATCAAGGGCCCGCAGATCCAGCTCACCACGGACATGGTGATGCGCGGGAGCCACTCCAAGGACTATAGTGCTGCCACCCGGATCTTCGGCCTGGTGGATGGAAACCTGCTGTGGCGCTGGGATGTAGCCGTTGGCGGTAAGGAAGGCAAGGGGCTGGAAGCCCACGCGTCTGCTTTCCTCAAAAAAGTTTCCTGA
- a CDS encoding winged helix-turn-helix transcriptional regulator, with translation MSHILLLTNSTGSSVDILPALELLNHRVHILPAEPTALLETDPCDIVLLDARKDLVGARSLTQLLKATGLSAPLVLILTEGGMAAVSSAWAVDDIVLESAGPAEVEARIRLSVARAVPEQEDTPSEIRAAGVVIDEASYTARVNGAPLNLTFKEFELLKYLAQHPGRVFTRQQLLTEVWGYDYYGGTRTVDVHVRRLRAKLGADHENLISTVRNVGYRLTLVRQQEDELTEA, from the coding sequence ATGTCGCACATCCTGTTATTGACGAACAGCACCGGTTCTTCGGTGGACATTCTGCCTGCCTTGGAATTGCTGAACCACCGGGTGCACATCCTCCCCGCCGAGCCAACGGCCCTGCTGGAGACTGATCCGTGCGACATCGTGCTGCTCGATGCACGCAAGGACCTGGTGGGTGCCCGGTCCCTCACCCAGCTTCTCAAAGCCACCGGCCTGAGCGCCCCGCTGGTGCTCATCCTGACGGAAGGCGGCATGGCCGCCGTTTCCTCCGCCTGGGCCGTTGACGACATTGTTCTCGAATCAGCCGGGCCCGCCGAGGTGGAGGCCCGCATCCGGCTCTCCGTCGCCCGGGCCGTCCCCGAGCAGGAGGACACCCCTTCCGAGATCCGGGCTGCGGGCGTCGTTATCGACGAAGCAAGTTATACCGCACGGGTGAACGGTGCGCCCCTGAACCTCACATTCAAGGAATTCGAGCTCCTGAAGTACCTGGCGCAGCACCCCGGCCGGGTGTTCACCCGCCAGCAGCTGCTCACCGAGGTGTGGGGCTACGACTACTACGGCGGCACGCGCACGGTGGACGTCCACGTCCGGCGCCTGCGGGCCAAGCTGGGGGCAGACCACGAAAACCTCATCAGCACTGTCCGCAACGTCGGCTACCGGCTCACCCTGGTCCGGCAGCAGGAAGACGAGCTGACCGAAGCCTGA
- a CDS encoding WXG100 family type VII secretion target yields the protein MAGNLWGADVAELRTLAQQFGKASDTLLQQSALLNNQINNNPSWKGQDAVVFRSEWNGSHRAMLQQAAFALKQESKKLLENANQQEEASSNAALGGSGGTVPVGPGSPGPGGSAAPSPANTLGPDWLAKGSPFRDGWGLRSQVKAGLDLPRNVFGLAVLGHQGAQVLADARAWKMLPARSITYNLLDSGSDLLGAKNLFKYIPPLSNYRGFFEEAPLLFKGQGPVLEALGKGGLGRGVGWLGVGLSGLDTARYVAEGKTGDAAWSAVKTGLGVACFLPPPAGTVCQVASAGIAIYEIPAVKTFVNGAVKDAGEIVAKKAVESAAFVTETGKNLADMGKGAAKFLGIG from the coding sequence GTGGCAGGGAATTTGTGGGGGGCCGACGTCGCCGAACTCCGGACGCTGGCGCAGCAGTTCGGGAAGGCGTCCGATACTTTGCTCCAGCAGTCGGCGCTGTTGAACAACCAGATCAACAACAATCCATCCTGGAAGGGCCAGGATGCTGTTGTGTTCCGGTCCGAGTGGAACGGCAGCCACCGGGCCATGCTCCAGCAGGCTGCCTTCGCGCTCAAGCAGGAGTCGAAGAAGCTGCTGGAGAACGCGAACCAGCAGGAGGAGGCCAGCAGCAACGCTGCGTTGGGTGGCTCCGGCGGTACCGTTCCTGTGGGCCCGGGTTCCCCAGGGCCTGGGGGGTCCGCTGCCCCATCTCCTGCAAATACTTTGGGGCCTGACTGGCTGGCCAAGGGTTCGCCGTTCCGGGACGGATGGGGCCTGCGCAGCCAGGTCAAAGCAGGTTTGGATTTGCCGAGAAACGTCTTTGGGCTGGCCGTCCTGGGACACCAGGGAGCACAGGTCCTTGCGGACGCCAGAGCGTGGAAGATGCTCCCCGCACGAAGCATCACCTACAACCTGTTGGACTCAGGTTCCGACCTTCTGGGTGCGAAAAACCTGTTCAAGTACATCCCTCCACTCAGCAATTACAGGGGCTTCTTTGAAGAGGCGCCCTTGTTGTTCAAAGGGCAGGGCCCTGTCTTGGAGGCCCTGGGCAAGGGCGGCCTCGGCCGGGGGGTGGGGTGGCTGGGCGTTGGGCTGAGCGGTCTCGACACTGCGAGGTACGTGGCGGAAGGCAAAACCGGCGACGCTGCGTGGTCGGCTGTAAAGACCGGCTTGGGCGTGGCCTGCTTCCTCCCGCCTCCTGCGGGAACGGTCTGCCAAGTGGCAAGCGCGGGCATCGCGATCTACGAGATACCCGCAGTTAAGACGTTCGTGAACGGAGCGGTAAAGGATGCTGGTGAAATCGTTGCCAAGAAGGCTGTTGAAAGCGCAGCGTTTGTCACGGAAACCGGAAAGAACCTGGCCGACATGGGCAAGGGCGCAGCTAAATTCCTCGGAATCGGTTAG
- a CDS encoding NF038396 family protein — translation MLKKPETLFVLGYMLLPLLALLSAIVGFTMILGGNKIAGAIVLVVVTQVFAFGAFFALRARKAAVLEQSDRG, via the coding sequence ATGTTGAAGAAACCGGAAACCCTCTTTGTGCTGGGCTACATGCTGCTCCCGCTGCTGGCGCTGCTGTCCGCCATCGTGGGGTTCACCATGATCCTTGGCGGCAACAAGATCGCCGGGGCCATCGTGCTGGTGGTGGTGACGCAGGTGTTCGCCTTCGGTGCCTTCTTCGCGCTGCGGGCGCGTAAGGCTGCCGTGCTTGAGCAGTCTGACCGCGGATAG
- the mshD gene encoding mycothiol synthase, giving the protein MTPAHPQKWPVQVVQGGVDQQLLKDCRNLLAAAEESDGNPSISEQTLISMRAGDSSEHKLLTLALYAPDEDSDPSSGQDLAGFAAVVEQPDGTGVVEIAVHPSYRNQGVADRLVGALQDRRGFSGLNAWSHGNHEAAADLAARYGYVPVRELWKMRLTTAAADLPDVVLPDGVSIRAFVPGQDEDAWLAANRAAFAHHPEQGSLTRADLDARMAESWFDPAGFLLAVDGDGRLLGYHWTKVHPRHGAHPAIGEIYVVGVTPEAQGSGLGKALTVAGIKHLQALGLHAVMLYVDADNAPAVALYRRLGFSRWDMDVMYGPAAG; this is encoded by the coding sequence ATGACTCCAGCGCACCCTCAGAAGTGGCCCGTCCAGGTAGTCCAGGGCGGGGTTGACCAGCAACTCCTCAAAGACTGCCGCAACCTCCTGGCAGCGGCGGAAGAGTCGGACGGCAACCCGTCCATCTCGGAACAGACCCTCATCAGCATGCGGGCCGGGGACTCCTCCGAGCATAAGCTGCTGACCCTGGCACTGTACGCCCCGGACGAGGACTCGGATCCTTCCTCCGGCCAGGACCTGGCCGGGTTCGCCGCCGTGGTGGAACAGCCGGACGGTACCGGCGTGGTGGAGATCGCGGTTCATCCCAGCTACCGCAACCAGGGCGTCGCGGACCGCCTGGTGGGCGCCCTCCAGGACCGGCGCGGGTTCAGCGGATTGAACGCTTGGTCCCACGGCAACCATGAAGCGGCCGCTGACCTTGCCGCCCGTTACGGCTACGTGCCGGTGCGCGAACTATGGAAAATGCGGCTGACGACGGCGGCGGCGGACCTTCCCGACGTCGTCCTTCCGGACGGCGTGAGCATCCGCGCGTTTGTGCCGGGTCAGGATGAGGACGCCTGGCTGGCGGCCAACCGCGCCGCCTTCGCGCACCACCCCGAACAGGGCAGCCTCACCCGGGCGGACCTTGACGCGCGCATGGCCGAATCCTGGTTCGATCCGGCGGGCTTCCTCCTGGCTGTTGACGGGGACGGCCGGCTGCTGGGTTACCACTGGACCAAGGTCCACCCCCGGCACGGCGCCCACCCCGCCATCGGGGAGATCTACGTAGTGGGGGTGACGCCGGAAGCCCAGGGATCAGGTTTGGGCAAGGCCCTCACCGTGGCGGGCATCAAACACCTGCAGGCCCTCGGGCTGCACGCCGTCATGCTGTACGTCGACGCCGACAACGCACCGGCGGTGGCCCTGTACCGCCGGCTGGGCTTCAGCCGCTGGGACATGGACGTGATGTACGGTCCGGCGGCTGGTTAG
- the asd gene encoding aspartate-semialdehyde dehydrogenase encodes MTTAATPSVGLVGWRGMVGSVLMQRMQDEGDFANINPVFFSTSNAGGAAPSFADGAGKLENAFDVDTLAKLPIIVTAQGGDYTKQVHGELRSRGWDGLWIDAASTLRMNDDSIIVLDPINRDVIDKGLINGTKDFIGGNCTVSCMLMGLGGLFKNNLVEWGTSMTYQAASGGGARHMRELLSQFGTLNAEVSTELDDPASAILDIDRKVLAHQRTEIDATQFGVPLAGSLIPWIDADLGNGQSKEEWKAGVETNKILGTSSENRVIMDGLCVRIGAMRSHSQALTLKLREDLSVAEIEKLLDEDNQWAKVVPNNKEASMAELTPVAASGTLDIPVGRIRKMEMGPQYISAFTVGDQLLWGAAEPLRRMLNIATGNL; translated from the coding sequence ATGACTACAGCAGCTACCCCTTCCGTCGGCCTGGTCGGATGGCGCGGCATGGTCGGTTCCGTCCTCATGCAGCGCATGCAGGACGAGGGCGACTTCGCCAACATCAACCCGGTGTTCTTCTCCACCTCCAACGCGGGAGGTGCTGCGCCTTCCTTTGCTGACGGCGCCGGCAAGCTCGAAAACGCGTTCGACGTCGACACGCTGGCTAAGCTGCCCATTATCGTCACCGCCCAGGGCGGCGACTACACCAAGCAGGTCCACGGCGAACTGCGCAGTCGCGGCTGGGACGGCCTCTGGATCGACGCCGCCTCAACCCTGCGGATGAACGACGATTCCATCATCGTCCTGGACCCCATTAACCGCGACGTCATCGACAAGGGCCTGATCAACGGCACCAAGGACTTCATCGGCGGCAACTGCACCGTCTCCTGCATGCTGATGGGCCTGGGCGGGCTGTTCAAGAACAACCTGGTGGAGTGGGGCACCTCCATGACGTACCAGGCTGCCTCCGGCGGCGGCGCCCGGCACATGCGTGAACTCCTCAGCCAGTTCGGCACCCTCAACGCCGAGGTCAGCACCGAACTGGACGATCCCGCATCCGCAATCCTGGACATCGACCGCAAGGTCCTGGCCCACCAGCGCACCGAAATCGACGCCACCCAGTTCGGTGTTCCCTTGGCCGGCTCCCTGATCCCCTGGATCGACGCGGACCTGGGCAACGGACAGTCCAAGGAAGAGTGGAAGGCCGGGGTGGAGACCAACAAGATCCTGGGCACCTCCAGTGAGAACCGGGTGATCATGGACGGCCTGTGCGTCCGGATCGGTGCCATGCGCTCACACTCCCAGGCACTCACCCTCAAGCTCCGTGAGGACCTGTCCGTTGCCGAGATTGAGAAGCTGCTCGACGAGGACAACCAATGGGCCAAGGTAGTGCCCAACAACAAAGAAGCGTCCATGGCAGAGCTGACCCCGGTGGCAGCCTCCGGAACGCTGGACATCCCCGTGGGCCGCATCCGCAAGATGGAGATGGGCCCGCAATACATCAGCGCCTTCACCGTGGGCGACCAGCTCCTCTGGGGCGCCGCCGAGCCGCTGCGCCGCATGCTCAACATCGCCACCGGGAACCTGTAA
- a CDS encoding permease, producing the protein MTAEFQAPVRSVGSWTIGVAGIVGLAAIIAGVYGSREALVAVAVLIAAGVGIGWPHFLRIPAKKTLAAVIGLAGAGSALAAAYAPAPGFLDWTPPFIALGIMAVFVVQLIRGTGQAQRLESTLGCSVGVLLSCLGAGWIAGARFNGVREMLLVAAVSAAVALLAGLIRWPDSIVAPLGIVLAGLAGPLAGLVLSDIAVLPAAIFGVVVGAVLVSFRRLVTLRGAPLNVPAALSMGLAPVSAVGSLAYFIDKLLIY; encoded by the coding sequence ATGACGGCCGAATTTCAGGCACCCGTGCGTTCCGTGGGCTCGTGGACCATCGGTGTGGCGGGCATTGTCGGACTGGCAGCGATCATCGCCGGGGTGTATGGGTCCCGCGAGGCCCTGGTGGCCGTGGCCGTGCTCATCGCCGCCGGAGTCGGCATCGGCTGGCCGCACTTCCTCAGGATTCCCGCCAAAAAGACCCTCGCCGCGGTGATCGGCCTGGCCGGCGCCGGATCAGCCCTCGCCGCCGCATACGCCCCGGCTCCCGGGTTCCTGGACTGGACGCCGCCCTTCATCGCCCTTGGGATCATGGCCGTTTTTGTGGTCCAGCTCATCCGCGGCACTGGGCAGGCCCAGCGACTGGAGTCCACGCTCGGCTGTTCAGTGGGTGTGTTGCTGTCCTGCCTGGGGGCCGGATGGATCGCCGGCGCCAGGTTCAACGGCGTCCGCGAGATGCTGCTCGTGGCAGCCGTCAGCGCGGCGGTTGCCCTGCTGGCGGGACTGATCCGCTGGCCCGACAGTATCGTGGCGCCCCTGGGAATTGTCCTGGCCGGACTTGCCGGGCCGCTCGCCGGGCTGGTTCTCTCCGACATCGCCGTGCTCCCCGCCGCGATCTTTGGTGTGGTGGTGGGCGCAGTGCTGGTGAGCTTCCGCCGCCTTGTAACGCTCCGGGGGGCTCCGCTAAATGTCCCCGCTGCCCTTAGCATGGGGCTGGCGCCTGTCTCGGCGGTCGGTTCGCTGGCCTACTTCATAGACAAACTACTCATCTACTAA
- a CDS encoding thymidylate synthase — protein sequence MSIPTPYEDLLRDVLASGTHKSDRTGTGTTSVFGRQLRFDLSKSFPLITTKRVHFKSVAVELLWFLRGETNVKWMQDQGVTIWNEWADADGDLGPVYGVQWRSWPTPDGGHIDQIAELMENLKSNPDSRRHIVSAWNVSELHDMALPPCHAFFQFYVADGKLSCQLYQRSADMFLGVPFNIASYALLTCMVAQQVGLEPGEFVWTGGDVHIYENHMDQVLKQLDREPYEYPQLKITRKPASIFDYTLEDFEVVGYQHHPTIKAPIAV from the coding sequence GTGAGCATCCCAACGCCTTATGAAGACCTCCTGCGCGATGTCCTGGCTTCCGGCACGCACAAATCGGACCGTACCGGGACCGGAACCACCAGCGTTTTCGGGCGCCAACTGCGCTTTGACCTCTCGAAAAGCTTCCCGCTGATCACCACCAAGCGGGTGCACTTCAAGTCCGTGGCAGTGGAGCTCCTGTGGTTCCTGCGCGGTGAAACCAACGTGAAGTGGATGCAGGACCAGGGCGTTACCATCTGGAATGAATGGGCAGACGCTGACGGGGACCTCGGCCCTGTCTACGGTGTCCAGTGGCGCAGCTGGCCCACGCCGGACGGCGGCCACATCGACCAGATCGCGGAGCTGATGGAGAACCTGAAGTCCAACCCGGATTCCCGGCGGCACATCGTGTCGGCGTGGAATGTATCGGAACTCCACGACATGGCTCTGCCCCCGTGCCACGCGTTTTTCCAGTTCTATGTGGCGGACGGCAAACTCTCCTGCCAGCTGTACCAGCGCTCCGCGGACATGTTCCTGGGCGTGCCGTTCAATATCGCCTCCTACGCACTGCTCACCTGCATGGTGGCACAGCAGGTGGGGCTGGAGCCGGGCGAATTCGTCTGGACCGGCGGAGACGTGCACATCTACGAGAACCACATGGACCAGGTCCTCAAGCAGCTGGACCGGGAGCCGTACGAGTATCCGCAGCTGAAAATCACCCGTAAGCCGGCCTCCATCTTCGATTACACGCTGGAGGACTTCGAAGTGGTGGGCTACCAGCACCACCCCACGATCAAGGCCCCGATTGCGGTATGA
- a CDS encoding NUDIX hydrolase: protein MSSDALVADQTDHPGEPVAVTAAGALPWRLNKDQLEVLLIHRPRYDDWSWPKGKIDAGETIPECAIREVREEIGLSASLGIPLPPIHYHVASGLKVVYYWAVRVNGDKLVPDGKEVDSVMWCAPDKAARLLSNPSDVAPLEYLQDAHERGGLDTWPLIVLRHAKAKPRSSWSKAEGERPLAATGNRQAKAVGRLLQAWKPPRVVTSPWLRCVATVAPYAKAAGAKVKLAEALTEHRHQRNPKKTAAVVEALFDKQRPVVVCTHRPALPTVFGQLTNHMPQSLAALLPAQEPYLSPGEIVVCHVAPGASSRIVAVEQFKPFDD, encoded by the coding sequence TTGTCGAGCGACGCACTCGTAGCAGACCAGACAGACCACCCAGGCGAACCGGTAGCCGTCACGGCTGCCGGCGCCCTGCCGTGGCGCCTCAACAAGGATCAGCTTGAAGTCCTGTTGATCCACCGGCCCCGCTACGACGACTGGTCCTGGCCCAAGGGAAAGATTGACGCCGGTGAGACCATCCCTGAGTGCGCCATCCGCGAAGTGCGGGAGGAGATCGGGCTGTCCGCCTCACTGGGCATACCGCTGCCCCCCATCCACTACCACGTGGCTTCCGGCCTGAAGGTGGTCTACTACTGGGCCGTCAGGGTCAACGGCGACAAGCTCGTGCCCGACGGCAAGGAGGTGGACAGTGTGATGTGGTGCGCCCCCGATAAGGCTGCCCGCCTGCTGTCCAACCCGTCCGACGTCGCCCCGCTCGAGTACTTGCAGGACGCCCATGAGCGCGGCGGGCTGGACACCTGGCCCCTCATAGTGCTCCGTCACGCGAAGGCGAAGCCCCGCTCGTCCTGGTCCAAGGCGGAGGGGGAACGCCCGCTCGCGGCCACCGGAAACCGCCAGGCGAAGGCTGTGGGCCGGCTGCTCCAGGCGTGGAAGCCGCCCCGGGTGGTCACCAGCCCGTGGCTCCGGTGCGTGGCCACGGTTGCCCCCTACGCCAAGGCGGCCGGGGCCAAAGTGAAACTGGCGGAAGCGCTGACCGAACACCGGCATCAGCGGAACCCGAAGAAAACGGCGGCAGTCGTCGAAGCCCTGTTTGATAAGCAGCGGCCGGTAGTTGTCTGCACCCACCGCCCGGCCCTGCCCACTGTCTTCGGGCAGTTGACCAACCACATGCCGCAGTCCCTGGCCGCACTCCTTCCGGCGCAGGAACCATACCTGTCCCCCGGCGAGATCGTCGTATGCCACGTGGCCCCGGGCGCCAGCAGCAGGATCGTGGCCGTGGAGCAGTTCAAGCCGTTCGACGACTGA
- a CDS encoding RNA degradosome polyphosphate kinase — MNPEPSGAATSQEAPVPVRARFGSSEVPASRATQDRIDIPDFAPNLEPDGDIRPDRFLDRELSWLSFNSRVLELAEDPTLHLLERVSFLSIFASNLDEFFMVRVAGLKRRIATGLAVPSPAGLSPVEVLEKIGEEAHRLQQRHAQVFADQIRPALAYEHIHLMHWNELDDAAKQQLSQMFAEKVFPILTPLAVDPAHPFPYISGLSLNLAVVVRNPVSDKELFARVKVPDQLPRLISIDGPRAGAVAGRVARFIALEEVIAVHLDRLFAGMEVLEHHTFRVTRNEDVEVEEDDAENLLQALEKELLRRRFGPPVRLEVTNDINPNIRALLIRELGVEESEVYSVPAPLDLRGLSVIAGIDRADLHYPKHVPHTSRYLNESETSKAANVFAAMRRRDILLHHPYDSFSTSVQAFLEQAAADPKVQAIKQTLYRTSGDSPIVDALIDAAEAGKQVLALVEIKARFDEQANISWARKLEQAGVHVVYGIVGLKTHCKLSLVVRQEVDGLRRYCHIGTGNYHPRTARYYEDLGLLTANDQVGEDLSKLFNQLSGYAPKSTFKRLLVAPRSVRSGLIDRIETEIRNARAGLPGRVQIKVNSMVDEAIIDSLYRASQAGVKVDVVVRGICSLRPGVPGLSDHITVRSVLGRFLEHSRVFAFANGGDPVVYIGSADMMHRNLDRRVEALVQLASPDDIQYVLDLMKRYMAPETASWHLDNEGKWTRHHLGEDGRPLEDVQSFLLASRPRQRSLSRR, encoded by the coding sequence ATGAACCCGGAACCTTCCGGAGCAGCCACGTCCCAAGAGGCGCCAGTCCCGGTGCGTGCGCGCTTCGGCTCCTCGGAGGTACCGGCGTCGCGGGCCACGCAGGACCGGATCGACATCCCCGACTTTGCGCCCAACCTGGAACCGGATGGGGACATCCGGCCGGACCGTTTCCTGGACCGTGAATTGAGCTGGCTCAGCTTCAACTCCCGGGTCCTGGAACTGGCCGAGGACCCTACCCTGCACCTGCTGGAGCGCGTCAGCTTCCTCTCCATCTTCGCGTCCAACCTGGACGAGTTCTTTATGGTCCGCGTGGCCGGCCTGAAACGGCGCATCGCCACGGGGCTCGCTGTCCCCTCCCCCGCCGGCCTGAGCCCGGTGGAGGTGCTGGAAAAGATCGGCGAGGAGGCGCACCGGCTCCAGCAGCGACACGCCCAGGTCTTCGCGGACCAGATCCGCCCGGCTCTGGCCTATGAGCACATCCACCTCATGCACTGGAATGAACTCGATGACGCGGCAAAGCAGCAGCTCAGCCAGATGTTCGCCGAAAAGGTGTTCCCCATCCTGACGCCCCTGGCTGTGGACCCGGCGCACCCCTTCCCCTACATTTCAGGACTTTCGCTGAACCTGGCCGTGGTGGTCCGGAACCCGGTGAGCGACAAAGAGCTCTTCGCCCGCGTGAAGGTGCCGGACCAGCTGCCGCGGCTCATCTCCATCGACGGCCCGCGTGCCGGTGCTGTGGCCGGCCGGGTGGCCCGCTTCATCGCGCTTGAGGAAGTTATTGCCGTCCACCTGGACAGGCTGTTCGCCGGCATGGAGGTCCTGGAGCACCACACCTTCCGTGTTACCCGGAATGAGGACGTGGAGGTGGAGGAGGACGACGCCGAAAACCTCCTGCAGGCGCTGGAAAAGGAACTCCTGCGCCGGCGCTTCGGCCCTCCCGTCCGGCTTGAGGTCACCAACGACATCAACCCCAACATCCGGGCGCTGCTGATCCGCGAACTGGGTGTTGAGGAATCCGAGGTCTACTCGGTCCCCGCACCGCTGGACCTCCGCGGCCTGTCGGTCATTGCCGGCATCGACCGGGCGGACCTGCACTACCCCAAGCACGTCCCGCACACCTCCCGGTACCTCAACGAGTCCGAGACGTCCAAGGCAGCCAACGTTTTCGCGGCCATGCGCCGCCGGGACATCCTGCTCCACCACCCGTACGATTCGTTCTCCACGTCCGTCCAGGCGTTTCTGGAGCAGGCGGCAGCGGACCCCAAAGTGCAGGCCATCAAGCAGACCCTGTACCGCACCTCGGGCGATTCCCCCATCGTGGACGCCCTGATCGATGCCGCCGAGGCCGGCAAGCAGGTCCTCGCCCTGGTGGAGATCAAGGCCCGCTTTGATGAGCAGGCCAACATCTCCTGGGCCCGCAAGCTGGAGCAGGCGGGCGTGCACGTGGTGTACGGCATCGTGGGCCTGAAAACGCACTGCAAGCTCTCGCTGGTGGTGCGCCAGGAAGTGGACGGGCTGCGCCGGTACTGCCATATCGGCACCGGCAACTACCACCCCCGGACGGCCCGCTACTACGAGGACCTCGGCCTCCTGACGGCCAATGACCAGGTGGGCGAGGACCTGTCCAAGCTGTTCAATCAGCTCTCCGGGTATGCGCCCAAGTCGACCTTCAAGCGTCTTTTGGTCGCTCCGCGCTCCGTGCGCTCAGGGCTGATTGACCGGATCGAGACCGAGATCCGCAATGCCCGGGCCGGGCTCCCCGGCCGCGTCCAGATCAAGGTCAACTCGATGGTGGATGAAGCCATCATCGACTCGCTGTACCGGGCATCGCAGGCCGGCGTGAAGGTGGATGTGGTGGTGCGCGGCATCTGCTCGCTGAGACCGGGCGTTCCGGGGCTCAGCGACCACATCACCGTCCGCTCCGTCCTGGGCAGGTTCCTGGAGCACTCCCGCGTGTTTGCCTTCGCCAACGGCGGGGACCCGGTGGTCTACATTGGCTCGGCGGACATGATGCACCGCAACCTGGACCGCCGGGTGGAGGCCCTGGTCCAGCTGGCCAGTCCCGACGACATCCAGTATGTCCTTGACCTGATGAAACGGTACATGGCGCCCGAAACCGCGAGTTGGCACCTGGATAACGAAGGCAAGTGGACGCGCCATCATCTGGGCGAGGACGGCAGGCCCCTTGAGGACGTCCAGTCCTTCCTGCTGGCATCACGGCCACGGCAACGCAGCCTGAGCCGACGGTAA
- a CDS encoding dihydrofolate reductase encodes MSTENSTDPLSFTEELAASVTGVGLVWAQTPDGVIGKDGDMPWHLPEDLKHFNRLTMGHPVVMGRKTWLSFPDKFRPLPGRTNIVVTRQKSWADTPEAEGAVVVPSLDDALLESQFVDGGATIWILGGGEIFRQSTELANVAVVTTIDVDADGDTFAPELGIGWEASASVPPDGWLTAANGTRYRFTKWSRTEG; translated from the coding sequence ATGAGCACCGAGAACTCCACCGATCCGCTGTCCTTCACGGAAGAGCTGGCCGCTTCGGTGACCGGCGTGGGCCTGGTGTGGGCGCAGACGCCCGACGGGGTCATCGGCAAGGACGGCGATATGCCCTGGCACCTGCCCGAAGACCTGAAGCACTTCAACCGCCTCACCATGGGCCATCCCGTGGTCATGGGCCGCAAGACGTGGCTGTCCTTTCCGGACAAGTTCCGTCCCCTTCCGGGCCGCACCAACATAGTGGTCACCCGGCAGAAAAGCTGGGCCGATACGCCGGAGGCGGAGGGCGCCGTCGTGGTTCCCTCCCTTGATGACGCCCTGCTTGAGTCGCAGTTCGTCGACGGCGGCGCAACCATCTGGATTCTGGGCGGCGGCGAGATTTTCCGCCAGTCCACCGAACTTGCGAACGTCGCGGTGGTCACCACCATTGATGTTGATGCCGACGGCGACACTTTCGCCCCCGAGCTTGGCATCGGGTGGGAGGCTTCTGCCTCCGTCCCGCCGGACGGTTGGCTGACAGCTGCCAACGGCACACGCTACAGGTTCACCAAATGGTCACGGACTGAGGGCTAG